The following proteins are co-located in the Bacillus pumilus genome:
- a CDS encoding inner spore coat protein produces MSSAYPRTPMTFPPVDAHSFQRAAKESARLVADASLITQQISSSLSFAQRMMEAAERSDTTSVIRMLKQIGVKSNIDIRFSPEGIRIYLSMTSSRLFLLLQWG; encoded by the coding sequence ATGAGTAGCGCATACCCGCGCACGCCTATGACTTTTCCTCCAGTTGATGCACACTCGTTTCAACGAGCAGCAAAGGAATCAGCCCGTCTTGTTGCTGATGCTTCACTCATTACACAGCAGATTTCCAGCTCGCTTTCATTTGCTCAGCGAATGATGGAGGCTGCTGAACGCTCTGATACGACAAGTGTCATCCGAATGCTGAAGCAAATCGGTGTGAAAAGCAATATTGATATCCGCTTTAGTCCAGAAGGCATTCGCATCTACTTGTCTATGACTTCGAGCAGGCTTTTTCTGCTTTTACAGTGGGGATAA